One genomic region from Podarcis raffonei isolate rPodRaf1 chromosome 16, rPodRaf1.pri, whole genome shotgun sequence encodes:
- the LOC128404340 gene encoding anaphase-promoting complex subunit 5 isoform X2, translating to MASVHESLYFNPMMTNGVVHANVFGIKDWVTPYKMALLVLIGELGRAGPHLSLLERRRLNRLLLPLLQGPDMTLSRLIKAIEECCPHLASSVQIRIKLMAGGELKDMEQFFDDLSEAFSGTEPEVHKTSVVGLFLRHMILAYNKLSFSQVYKLYTALQQYFQNDEKKSGGDETEMELTHCGELEGKMEKDEFDGPLREEEISCNGPLSQKQAEYFLSQQASLLKNDETKALSPASLQKELNSLLKFNPDFAEAHYLSYLNGLRVQDVFSSTHSLLHYFDRLILTGAESKSNGDEGCGRSLRYAALNLAALHCRFGHYQQAELALQEAIRIAQESNDHVCLQHCLSWLYILEQKRSDSCVLLEHSVKKAVYFGLPYLASLGIQSLVQQRAFAGKTANKLMGALKDSDLLHWKHSLSELIDISIAQKTAIWRLYGRSTMALQQAQMLLSMNSLEAVNVGVQQNNTESFAVVLCHLAELHAEQGYFTAASEILKHLKERFPPNSQHAQLWMLFDQKIQFDRAMNDGKYHVAGSLVAGITALNSTEGVYSVLLSIAELYWRSLCHTIALPVLLQALALSQEYRLQYLASETILNLAFSQLILGIPEQALSILHMAIEPILAHGAVLDKGAAIFLVAKCQVASAASYPPQKKAEALESAILNLNEAKTYFAKVDCKEQLRDVLYLQARLFHSLGKTQERNQCAMLFRQLHQELPARGVPLINAFK from the exons ATGGCCAGCGTGCACGAGAGCCTGTACTTCAACCCCATGATGACCAACGGGGTGGTGCACGCCAACGTCTTCGGCATCAAGGACTGGGTCACTCCGTACAAGATGGCGCTGCTGGTGCTGATCGGCGAGCTGGGCCGGGCCGGGCCGCACCTCAGCCTGCTCGAGAGGCGGCGCCTCAAccggctgctgctgcctctgctgcag GGGCCTGATATGACACTGTCTCGCTTGATTAAGGCTATTGAAGAATGCTGCCCTCACTTAGCGAGTTCTGTTCAAATAAG AATAAAGCTAATGGCAGGAGGGGAGTTGAAAGATATGGAACAATTCTTTGATGATCTTTCGGAGGCATTCAGTGGAACAGAACCAGAAGTTCACAAAACCAGCGTTGTAG GCTTGTTCCTGCGCCACATGATCCTGGCATACAACAAGCTCTCATTCAGCCAAGTGTACAAGCTTTACACAGCTCTTCAGCAGTACTTCCAAAATGATGAGAAGAAAAGCGGAGGAGACGAGACTGAGATGGAACTGACCCACTGTGGGGAGCTGgaagggaagatggagaaagatGAATTTGATGGGCCTCTCAG GGAGGAAGAAATATCTTGCAATGGCCCGCTGTCACAGAAGCAAGCAGAATACTTCCTCTCTCAACAG GCATCTTTATTGAAAAATGATGAGACCAAAGCTCTCTCTCCAGCATCTTTGCAAAAGGAGTTGAACAGCTTGTTAAAATTTAACCCAGATTTTGCTGAAGCG CATTATTTAAGCTACTTGAATGGCCTTCGGGTCCAAGATGTCTTCAGTTCAACACACAGTCTCCTTCACTACTTTGACCGCTTGATTCTCACCGGCGCAGAAAGCAAAAGCAACGGCGATGAAGGCTGTGGGCGGAGCCTGAGATACGCAGCTCTCAACTTGGCTGCACTGCACTGCCGCTTTGGTCACTA CCAGCAGGCTGAGCTCGcccttcaggaagctatccggaTCGCTCAGGAGTCCAATGACCACGTCTGCCTGCAGCATTGCCTG AGCTGGCTGTACATCTTGGAGCAGAAAAGGTCGGACAGctgtgtgctcttggagcactcTGTGAAGAAAGCCGTCTATTTCGGATTGCCA TATTTAGCTTCCCTGGGGATCCAGTCCTTGGTTCAGCAAAGAGCTTTTGCGGGGAAGACTGCCAACAAACTAATGGGCGCCTTAAAGGACTCCGACCTCTTGCACTGGAAACACAGCTTGTCCGAACTCATTGACATCAGCATTGCTCAGAAGACGGCCATTTGGAGACTGTACGGTCGCAG CACCATGGCCCTCCAACaagcccagatgttgctgagcatGAACAGCCTGGAGGCCGTGAACGTGGGCGTGCAGCAGAACAACACCGAATCGTTTGCTGTGGTGCTGTGCCACCTGGCAGAACTACACGCGGAGCAg GGCTATTTTACAGCAGCCTCTGAAATACTGAAGCACCTAAAAGAGAGATTTCCTCCCAACAGTCAGCATGCACAG CTGTGGATGCTGTTTGACCAGAAGATCCAGTTTGACAGAGCTATGAACGATGGCAAGTACCATGTTGCTGGCTCCCTGGTGGCTGGGATTACAGCCCTGAATAGCACCGAGGGGGTTTACAG TGTCCTCCTGTCCATTGCTGAGCTCTACTGGAGGTCTCTGTGCCACACAATAGCTCTGCCCGTCCTGCTCCAGGCACTGGCTCTGTCCCAGGAATACCGCCTCCAGTACTTGGCCTCTGAAACCATCCTCAacttggctttctcccag CTAATCCTTGGCATTCCCGAGCAAGCGCTGAGCATTTTGCACATGGCGATCGAGCCCATCCTGGCTCACGGGGCAGTGCTGGACAAAGGAGCTGCCATCTTCCTGGTGGCCAAGTGCCAGGTCGCCTCTGCTGCTTCCTACCCTCCTCAGAAGAAGGCGGAAG CTCTGGAGTCAGCTATCCTGAACCTCAACGAAGCCAAAACCTATTTTGCCAAGGTGGACTGCAAGGAGCAGCTCCGAGATGTCCTTTATCTCCAGGCCAGGCTCTTCCACAGCCTTGGCAAGACCCAGGAGAGGAACCAGTGTGCCATGCTCTTCCGCCAGCTGCACCAGGAGCTTCCTGCGCGGGGGGTCCCCTTGATCAACGCCTTCAAATGA
- the LOC128404340 gene encoding anaphase-promoting complex subunit 5 isoform X3: MILAYNKLSFSQVYKLYTALQQYFQNDEKKSGGDETEMELTHCGELEGKMEKDEFDGPLREEEISCNGPLSQKQAEYFLSQQASLLKNDETKALSPASLQKELNSLLKFNPDFAEAHYLSYLNGLRVQDVFSSTHSLLHYFDRLILTGAESKSNGDEGCGRSLRYAALNLAALHCRFGHYQQAELALQEAIRIAQESNDHVCLQHCLSWLYILEQKRSDSCVLLEHSVKKAVYFGLPYLASLGIQSLVQQRAFAGKTANKLMGALKDSDLLHWKHSLSELIDISIAQKTAIWRLYGRSTMALQQAQMLLSMNSLEAVNVGVQQNNTESFAVVLCHLAELHAEQGYFTAASEILKHLKERFPPNSQHAQLWMLFDQKIQFDRAMNDGKYHVAGSLVAGITALNSTEGVYRKAILLKAQNQMSEAHKLLQKLLIHCQKIKNTEMVISVLLSIAELYWRSLCHTIALPVLLQALALSQEYRLQYLASETILNLAFSQLILGIPEQALSILHMAIEPILAHGAVLDKGAAIFLVAKCQVASAASYPPQKKAEALESAILNLNEAKTYFAKVDCKEQLRDVLYLQARLFHSLGKTQERNQCAMLFRQLHQELPARGVPLINAFK; the protein is encoded by the exons ATGATCCTGGCATACAACAAGCTCTCATTCAGCCAAGTGTACAAGCTTTACACAGCTCTTCAGCAGTACTTCCAAAATGATGAGAAGAAAAGCGGAGGAGACGAGACTGAGATGGAACTGACCCACTGTGGGGAGCTGgaagggaagatggagaaagatGAATTTGATGGGCCTCTCAG GGAGGAAGAAATATCTTGCAATGGCCCGCTGTCACAGAAGCAAGCAGAATACTTCCTCTCTCAACAG GCATCTTTATTGAAAAATGATGAGACCAAAGCTCTCTCTCCAGCATCTTTGCAAAAGGAGTTGAACAGCTTGTTAAAATTTAACCCAGATTTTGCTGAAGCG CATTATTTAAGCTACTTGAATGGCCTTCGGGTCCAAGATGTCTTCAGTTCAACACACAGTCTCCTTCACTACTTTGACCGCTTGATTCTCACCGGCGCAGAAAGCAAAAGCAACGGCGATGAAGGCTGTGGGCGGAGCCTGAGATACGCAGCTCTCAACTTGGCTGCACTGCACTGCCGCTTTGGTCACTA CCAGCAGGCTGAGCTCGcccttcaggaagctatccggaTCGCTCAGGAGTCCAATGACCACGTCTGCCTGCAGCATTGCCTG AGCTGGCTGTACATCTTGGAGCAGAAAAGGTCGGACAGctgtgtgctcttggagcactcTGTGAAGAAAGCCGTCTATTTCGGATTGCCA TATTTAGCTTCCCTGGGGATCCAGTCCTTGGTTCAGCAAAGAGCTTTTGCGGGGAAGACTGCCAACAAACTAATGGGCGCCTTAAAGGACTCCGACCTCTTGCACTGGAAACACAGCTTGTCCGAACTCATTGACATCAGCATTGCTCAGAAGACGGCCATTTGGAGACTGTACGGTCGCAG CACCATGGCCCTCCAACaagcccagatgttgctgagcatGAACAGCCTGGAGGCCGTGAACGTGGGCGTGCAGCAGAACAACACCGAATCGTTTGCTGTGGTGCTGTGCCACCTGGCAGAACTACACGCGGAGCAg GGCTATTTTACAGCAGCCTCTGAAATACTGAAGCACCTAAAAGAGAGATTTCCTCCCAACAGTCAGCATGCACAG CTGTGGATGCTGTTTGACCAGAAGATCCAGTTTGACAGAGCTATGAACGATGGCAAGTACCATGTTGCTGGCTCCCTGGTGGCTGGGATTACAGCCCTGAATAGCACCGAGGGGGTTTACAG AAAAGCCATCCTGCTTAAAGCGCAGAATCAAATGTCTGAGGCGCACAAACTCCTGCAGAAGCTCTTGATTCACTGCCAGAAAATTAAGAACACCGAGATGGTGATCAG TGTCCTCCTGTCCATTGCTGAGCTCTACTGGAGGTCTCTGTGCCACACAATAGCTCTGCCCGTCCTGCTCCAGGCACTGGCTCTGTCCCAGGAATACCGCCTCCAGTACTTGGCCTCTGAAACCATCCTCAacttggctttctcccag CTAATCCTTGGCATTCCCGAGCAAGCGCTGAGCATTTTGCACATGGCGATCGAGCCCATCCTGGCTCACGGGGCAGTGCTGGACAAAGGAGCTGCCATCTTCCTGGTGGCCAAGTGCCAGGTCGCCTCTGCTGCTTCCTACCCTCCTCAGAAGAAGGCGGAAG CTCTGGAGTCAGCTATCCTGAACCTCAACGAAGCCAAAACCTATTTTGCCAAGGTGGACTGCAAGGAGCAGCTCCGAGATGTCCTTTATCTCCAGGCCAGGCTCTTCCACAGCCTTGGCAAGACCCAGGAGAGGAACCAGTGTGCCATGCTCTTCCGCCAGCTGCACCAGGAGCTTCCTGCGCGGGGGGTCCCCTTGATCAACGCCTTCAAATGA
- the LOC128404340 gene encoding anaphase-promoting complex subunit 5 isoform X1 codes for MASVHESLYFNPMMTNGVVHANVFGIKDWVTPYKMALLVLIGELGRAGPHLSLLERRRLNRLLLPLLQGPDMTLSRLIKAIEECCPHLASSVQIRIKLMAGGELKDMEQFFDDLSEAFSGTEPEVHKTSVVGLFLRHMILAYNKLSFSQVYKLYTALQQYFQNDEKKSGGDETEMELTHCGELEGKMEKDEFDGPLREEEISCNGPLSQKQAEYFLSQQASLLKNDETKALSPASLQKELNSLLKFNPDFAEAHYLSYLNGLRVQDVFSSTHSLLHYFDRLILTGAESKSNGDEGCGRSLRYAALNLAALHCRFGHYQQAELALQEAIRIAQESNDHVCLQHCLSWLYILEQKRSDSCVLLEHSVKKAVYFGLPYLASLGIQSLVQQRAFAGKTANKLMGALKDSDLLHWKHSLSELIDISIAQKTAIWRLYGRSTMALQQAQMLLSMNSLEAVNVGVQQNNTESFAVVLCHLAELHAEQGYFTAASEILKHLKERFPPNSQHAQLWMLFDQKIQFDRAMNDGKYHVAGSLVAGITALNSTEGVYRKAILLKAQNQMSEAHKLLQKLLIHCQKIKNTEMVISVLLSIAELYWRSLCHTIALPVLLQALALSQEYRLQYLASETILNLAFSQLILGIPEQALSILHMAIEPILAHGAVLDKGAAIFLVAKCQVASAASYPPQKKAEALESAILNLNEAKTYFAKVDCKEQLRDVLYLQARLFHSLGKTQERNQCAMLFRQLHQELPARGVPLINAFK; via the exons ATGGCCAGCGTGCACGAGAGCCTGTACTTCAACCCCATGATGACCAACGGGGTGGTGCACGCCAACGTCTTCGGCATCAAGGACTGGGTCACTCCGTACAAGATGGCGCTGCTGGTGCTGATCGGCGAGCTGGGCCGGGCCGGGCCGCACCTCAGCCTGCTCGAGAGGCGGCGCCTCAAccggctgctgctgcctctgctgcag GGGCCTGATATGACACTGTCTCGCTTGATTAAGGCTATTGAAGAATGCTGCCCTCACTTAGCGAGTTCTGTTCAAATAAG AATAAAGCTAATGGCAGGAGGGGAGTTGAAAGATATGGAACAATTCTTTGATGATCTTTCGGAGGCATTCAGTGGAACAGAACCAGAAGTTCACAAAACCAGCGTTGTAG GCTTGTTCCTGCGCCACATGATCCTGGCATACAACAAGCTCTCATTCAGCCAAGTGTACAAGCTTTACACAGCTCTTCAGCAGTACTTCCAAAATGATGAGAAGAAAAGCGGAGGAGACGAGACTGAGATGGAACTGACCCACTGTGGGGAGCTGgaagggaagatggagaaagatGAATTTGATGGGCCTCTCAG GGAGGAAGAAATATCTTGCAATGGCCCGCTGTCACAGAAGCAAGCAGAATACTTCCTCTCTCAACAG GCATCTTTATTGAAAAATGATGAGACCAAAGCTCTCTCTCCAGCATCTTTGCAAAAGGAGTTGAACAGCTTGTTAAAATTTAACCCAGATTTTGCTGAAGCG CATTATTTAAGCTACTTGAATGGCCTTCGGGTCCAAGATGTCTTCAGTTCAACACACAGTCTCCTTCACTACTTTGACCGCTTGATTCTCACCGGCGCAGAAAGCAAAAGCAACGGCGATGAAGGCTGTGGGCGGAGCCTGAGATACGCAGCTCTCAACTTGGCTGCACTGCACTGCCGCTTTGGTCACTA CCAGCAGGCTGAGCTCGcccttcaggaagctatccggaTCGCTCAGGAGTCCAATGACCACGTCTGCCTGCAGCATTGCCTG AGCTGGCTGTACATCTTGGAGCAGAAAAGGTCGGACAGctgtgtgctcttggagcactcTGTGAAGAAAGCCGTCTATTTCGGATTGCCA TATTTAGCTTCCCTGGGGATCCAGTCCTTGGTTCAGCAAAGAGCTTTTGCGGGGAAGACTGCCAACAAACTAATGGGCGCCTTAAAGGACTCCGACCTCTTGCACTGGAAACACAGCTTGTCCGAACTCATTGACATCAGCATTGCTCAGAAGACGGCCATTTGGAGACTGTACGGTCGCAG CACCATGGCCCTCCAACaagcccagatgttgctgagcatGAACAGCCTGGAGGCCGTGAACGTGGGCGTGCAGCAGAACAACACCGAATCGTTTGCTGTGGTGCTGTGCCACCTGGCAGAACTACACGCGGAGCAg GGCTATTTTACAGCAGCCTCTGAAATACTGAAGCACCTAAAAGAGAGATTTCCTCCCAACAGTCAGCATGCACAG CTGTGGATGCTGTTTGACCAGAAGATCCAGTTTGACAGAGCTATGAACGATGGCAAGTACCATGTTGCTGGCTCCCTGGTGGCTGGGATTACAGCCCTGAATAGCACCGAGGGGGTTTACAG AAAAGCCATCCTGCTTAAAGCGCAGAATCAAATGTCTGAGGCGCACAAACTCCTGCAGAAGCTCTTGATTCACTGCCAGAAAATTAAGAACACCGAGATGGTGATCAG TGTCCTCCTGTCCATTGCTGAGCTCTACTGGAGGTCTCTGTGCCACACAATAGCTCTGCCCGTCCTGCTCCAGGCACTGGCTCTGTCCCAGGAATACCGCCTCCAGTACTTGGCCTCTGAAACCATCCTCAacttggctttctcccag CTAATCCTTGGCATTCCCGAGCAAGCGCTGAGCATTTTGCACATGGCGATCGAGCCCATCCTGGCTCACGGGGCAGTGCTGGACAAAGGAGCTGCCATCTTCCTGGTGGCCAAGTGCCAGGTCGCCTCTGCTGCTTCCTACCCTCCTCAGAAGAAGGCGGAAG CTCTGGAGTCAGCTATCCTGAACCTCAACGAAGCCAAAACCTATTTTGCCAAGGTGGACTGCAAGGAGCAGCTCCGAGATGTCCTTTATCTCCAGGCCAGGCTCTTCCACAGCCTTGGCAAGACCCAGGAGAGGAACCAGTGTGCCATGCTCTTCCGCCAGCTGCACCAGGAGCTTCCTGCGCGGGGGGTCCCCTTGATCAACGCCTTCAAATGA